From the Oceanobacillus kimchii X50 genome, the window TATTTTACTTGAGTGATAGACCTTTCAAGATTAAAAAGCTTATACGAAGAGCATAATTGGAAGAAGAACTTCTCACTGAAATCAATTTCATTTATGATATATAAACTGTTTGAGTAGAACAATATGTTCTAAATGTTCCAAATAATGTCGACGCATAATAGAGTATCTGTATCTTTTTTATTAATACAGTTCTTATTCAATAATAATACAGTTTTACTGGAATGCTTTATTTGATGTAATGGGTTTTTTGAAATCGTTATTAAATGTGTTATTCTAAGAATACAAAGTGTTTGACCATAATAGGAAAATAAGATAATATATAGGAGACAAAAAATTGTATCATTATCTTTCTGGATATTTTTGTAACAGATTTCTTATGGAGAATGACATGATTATGATATTCTCAGAAAGGGTAGACGAATAATATGTAATTTTTTGCGATCTTGGGTAGGCTAGGAAAGAAAATAATAAAGCATATATGGAAAGGAAGAGGTGAACCATTTTGAAACAAGTACTTGAAAATATTGAGAGTCAGTTCGAAATGTTCCAAATTCTAGATGAAAATGGAAAAATAGTTAACAAAGATGATATGCCCGATCTATCTGATGATGAGCTTAAGGAGATTATGAAACGTATGGTATACACACGTATACTTGATCAACGTTCAACTGCCTTAAACCGTCAAGGGAGATTAGGTTTCTATGCACCAACTGCTGGACAAGAAGCTTCTCAACTTGGAAGCCAGTTCGCACTAGAAAAAGAAGACTTTATTTTACCGGGATATCGTGATGTTCCACAATTAATTTGGCAAGGTCTTCCGCTATATCAAGCATTCTTATTCTCTAAAGGACATTTTCACGGTAACCAATACCCTGATGAATTAAGAGCTCTTAGCCCACAAATTATTATTGGTGCACAGTATGTACAAACTGCTGGTGTAGCACTTGGAATTAAAAAACGTGGTAAGAAGAATGTAGCTATTACTTACACTGGTGATGGTGGTACTTCCCAAGGTGATTTCTATGAAGGTATTAATTTTGCTGGTGCATATAAAGCTCCTGCAATTTTCGTAGTTCAAAACAACCGTTTTGCTATTTCTGTACCAGTAGAAAAACAAACAAATGCTAAA encodes:
- the pdhA gene encoding pyruvate dehydrogenase (acetyl-transferring) E1 component subunit alpha codes for the protein MKQVLENIESQFEMFQILDENGKIVNKDDMPDLSDDELKEIMKRMVYTRILDQRSTALNRQGRLGFYAPTAGQEASQLGSQFALEKEDFILPGYRDVPQLIWQGLPLYQAFLFSKGHFHGNQYPDELRALSPQIIIGAQYVQTAGVALGIKKRGKKNVAITYTGDGGTSQGDFYEGINFAGAYKAPAIFVVQNNRFAISVPVEKQTNAKTLAQKAVAAGIEGIQVDGMDVLAVYAATKFARERAINGEGPTLIETLTYRFGPHTLSGDDPTRYRTEDMDNEWEKKDPIVRFRTYLESKKLWSEEDENKAIEQAKEDIKKAIKQAEEQPKQKVTDLIANMYEELPTHLQEQNEIYKEKESK